In the Acidimicrobiales bacterium genome, one interval contains:
- the hemB gene encoding porphobilinogen synthase: MSFPAHRLRRLRRLPTLRRMVAETRVSVDDLVAPLFVREGIDQPQPVVSLPGVVQHTTASLVKEARRLSSLGVPAVVLFGLPAAKDPIGSEAWNPDGITQVALRELRHELGDAMVLVADLCLDEYTDHGHCGVLTPAGTVDNDATLELYGRVALAQAGAGADVVAPSGMMDGQVGAIRAALDESGRAEVAILAYAAKYASALYGPFRDAVDVTIAGGGDRLGYQQDPANRREALEEVALDVAEGADMVMVKPALAYLDVIAAVRARFDVPLAAYHVSGEFAMVKAASERGWLDGAAVALEHVGAIKRAGADMILTYFAPELAETLGG; encoded by the coding sequence GTGAGCTTTCCCGCCCACCGGCTCCGCCGGCTCCGGCGCCTGCCGACGCTGCGGCGCATGGTCGCCGAGACCCGGGTATCGGTCGACGACCTGGTGGCGCCGCTGTTCGTCCGCGAGGGCATCGACCAGCCCCAGCCGGTGGTCTCGCTGCCCGGCGTCGTCCAGCACACCACCGCCTCGCTCGTGAAGGAGGCCCGCCGTCTGAGCTCCCTCGGGGTGCCTGCCGTCGTGCTGTTCGGCCTCCCGGCGGCCAAGGACCCGATCGGCTCCGAGGCGTGGAACCCCGACGGCATCACCCAGGTGGCGCTGCGGGAGCTTCGTCACGAGCTGGGCGACGCCATGGTGCTGGTCGCCGACCTGTGCCTCGACGAGTACACCGACCACGGCCACTGCGGCGTGCTGACCCCGGCTGGGACCGTCGACAACGACGCCACGCTCGAGCTCTATGGGCGGGTGGCGCTGGCCCAGGCGGGTGCCGGCGCCGACGTGGTCGCACCGAGCGGGATGATGGATGGCCAGGTGGGCGCCATCCGCGCCGCGCTCGACGAGAGCGGCCGGGCGGAGGTCGCCATCCTCGCCTACGCGGCCAAGTACGCGTCGGCACTGTACGGGCCCTTCCGTGACGCAGTTGACGTGACCATCGCCGGCGGCGGGGACCGGCTGGGCTATCAGCAGGACCCCGCCAACCGGCGCGAGGCGCTGGAGGAGGTGGCCCTCGACGTGGCCGAGGGCGCCGACATGGTCATGGTCAAGCCCGCCTTGGCCTACCTCGACGTGATCGCCGCCGTGCGGGCCAGGTTCGACGTCCCCCTGGCTGCCTACCACGTGAGTGGTGAGTTCGCCATGGTCAAGGCAGCGAGCGAGCGGGGCTGGCTCGACGGCGCCGCCGTGGCCCTCGAGCACGTGGGCGCCATCAAGCGGGCCGGGGCCGACATGATCCTCACCTACTTCGCGCCCGAGCTGGCCGAGACGCTCGGAGGCTGA
- the cobA gene encoding uroporphyrinogen-III C-methyltransferase, translated as MTVYLVGAGPGDPGLITVRGAEALGRADLVVHDRLAERSLLDLAPAGAERIDVGKRPGDPVRQEEINDLLIEYARAGRCVVRLKGGDPFVFGRGGEEAEALAAAGVDFEVVPGVSAAVAVPAYAGVPVTHRGLSTSFTVVTGHSRQALDADVDWDALAKVGGTIVVLMGAAHRDEIARRLIAGGRSPTTPVAAVSWGTRPGQRSVRTTLGGLPAAELEPPVTMVIGPVAQLDLAWFERRPLFGWTVVVTRARSQASALVDRLRSVGAGTVELPVISVTKPTDGGAALRAAAERLDRYEWVVFTSANAVDSLMALVRDARAFGPARLAAIGPGTADALGRWRLVADLVPERFVAEGLLDVFPDPARVDSPEGGRVLLPRAAEAREVLPKGLGARGWQVDVVEAYRTERLPPSADALAAVRTAQAVTFTSSSTVTGFLEVVDRSDVPSIVACIGPVTADTARSLGLHVDVVAGTHTIEGLVDALVEARSGLRP; from the coding sequence GTGACCGTCTACCTGGTGGGTGCCGGGCCCGGCGACCCCGGCCTGATCACCGTGAGAGGCGCCGAGGCGCTGGGCCGTGCCGACCTGGTCGTCCACGACCGGTTGGCCGAGCGGTCGCTCCTCGACCTCGCCCCCGCCGGGGCGGAACGGATCGACGTCGGCAAGCGCCCCGGTGATCCCGTCCGCCAGGAGGAGATCAACGACCTGCTCATCGAGTATGCCCGGGCCGGCCGTTGTGTGGTGCGGCTCAAGGGGGGCGATCCGTTCGTGTTCGGCCGGGGCGGAGAGGAGGCGGAGGCCCTCGCCGCTGCTGGCGTCGACTTCGAGGTCGTGCCCGGTGTCTCTGCGGCCGTGGCGGTTCCCGCCTACGCGGGTGTCCCCGTGACCCACCGCGGGCTCTCGACCTCCTTCACGGTGGTGACGGGCCACAGCCGCCAGGCCCTCGACGCCGACGTCGACTGGGACGCCCTGGCCAAGGTCGGCGGGACGATCGTGGTCCTGATGGGCGCCGCCCACCGAGACGAGATCGCCCGGCGCCTCATCGCCGGTGGCCGCTCGCCGACCACGCCGGTGGCGGCGGTCAGCTGGGGCACGCGACCGGGCCAGCGCAGCGTGCGCACCACGCTCGGAGGTCTGCCCGCGGCCGAGCTGGAGCCTCCAGTCACCATGGTGATCGGGCCCGTGGCCCAGCTGGACCTGGCCTGGTTCGAGCGCCGGCCGTTGTTCGGGTGGACCGTGGTCGTGACGCGGGCGCGGTCGCAGGCCTCAGCCCTCGTGGATCGCCTGAGGTCGGTGGGCGCCGGGACCGTCGAGCTTCCGGTCATCTCGGTGACCAAGCCCACCGACGGGGGCGCAGCGCTGCGAGCCGCCGCCGAGCGGCTCGACCGCTACGAGTGGGTGGTCTTCACCTCGGCCAATGCCGTCGACTCCCTGATGGCCCTGGTGCGCGACGCCCGCGCCTTCGGGCCGGCGCGCCTCGCTGCCATCGGCCCCGGTACGGCCGATGCCCTCGGCCGGTGGCGCCTCGTCGCCGACCTCGTGCCCGAGCGCTTCGTGGCCGAAGGGCTCCTCGATGTCTTCCCCGACCCCGCTCGTGTCGATTCGCCAGAAGGCGGGCGCGTGCTCCTACCCCGGGCGGCCGAGGCTCGCGAGGTGCTCCCCAAGGGACTGGGGGCCAGGGGCTGGCAGGTCGACGTGGTGGAGGCCTACCGCACCGAGCGGCTCCCGCCTTCCGCGGACGCTTTGGCTGCGGTCCGCACTGCCCAGGCCGTGACCTTCACCTCGTCGTCGACGGTGACGGGATTCCTCGAGGTGGTCGATCGGAGCGACGTGCCGTCGATCGTGGCCTGCATCGGCCCCGTCACCGCCGACACGGCGCGGTCCCTCGGCCTTCACGTGGACGTGGTCGCCGGCACCCACACCATCGAGGGGTTGGTCGACGCGCTCGTGGAGGCCCGGTCGGGCCTGCGGCCGTAG
- the hemC gene encoding hydroxymethylbilane synthase, which translates to MSSARPALRAATRASELARWQTNHVGELLGREIEPVVVDTTGDRRGEVPIWEIGGQGVFVKEVQAAVLDGRADVAVHSAKDLPSAPTAGLALAAVPERDDPRDALVGSTLDALSTGAVVATGSVRRRAQLAWARPDLTFAGLRGNIATRLAKAPRYDAVLVALAALRRLGLADSVGEALDPALMLPQVSQGALAVECRRDDEVTLAALAAIDHAPSRRAVEAERAFLAELGGSCDLPVAAHARLLDGDGLELAGMVSSLDGRVMLRQSASGPEPQALGRSLARHLLDDCGGQAVLDDLAGTGAP; encoded by the coding sequence GTGAGCAGTGCCCGTCCGGCGCTGCGGGCCGCGACCCGGGCCAGCGAGCTCGCCCGCTGGCAGACGAACCACGTCGGCGAGCTGCTCGGGCGGGAGATCGAGCCCGTCGTCGTCGACACCACGGGCGATCGGCGGGGCGAGGTGCCGATCTGGGAGATCGGTGGGCAGGGCGTCTTCGTCAAGGAGGTGCAGGCGGCCGTGCTCGACGGCCGGGCCGACGTCGCTGTCCACTCGGCCAAGGACCTTCCCTCGGCTCCGACCGCCGGTCTCGCGTTGGCGGCGGTGCCCGAGCGCGACGACCCCCGTGACGCGCTCGTGGGGTCGACGCTCGACGCGCTTTCCACCGGGGCCGTGGTGGCGACCGGCTCGGTGCGACGCCGGGCCCAGCTGGCCTGGGCCCGGCCAGACCTCACCTTTGCCGGCCTACGAGGGAACATCGCGACCCGCCTGGCGAAGGCTCCTCGTTACGACGCCGTCCTGGTGGCGCTGGCTGCTCTGCGCCGGCTGGGGCTCGCCGACTCGGTGGGCGAGGCACTCGATCCGGCCCTGATGCTGCCCCAGGTCTCGCAGGGCGCCCTGGCCGTCGAGTGCCGGCGGGACGACGAGGTCACGCTGGCCGCACTGGCCGCCATCGACCACGCCCCGTCGAGACGGGCCGTGGAGGCCGAGCGCGCCTTCCTCGCCGAGCTCGGTGGCAGCTGCGATCTGCCCGTCGCTGCCCACGCCCGGCTGCTGGACGGCGACGGGCTCGAGCTGGCGGGCATGGTGTCGAGCCTCGACGGCAGAGTGATGCTCCGCCAGTCCGCGTCCGGACCCGAACCGCAGGCGCTGGGCCGCAGCCTCGCCCGCCATCTGCTCGACGACTGCGGCGGGCAGGCGGTCCTCGACGACCTCGCCGGGACGGGGGCGCCGTGA
- the hemA gene encoding glutamyl-tRNA reductase, translating to MSVVVVGLNQRTVALDILERMTVSDAQLPKALRDLKDRSHLSEVVVLSTCLRTEVYAVVERFHGGVSDIRGFLAGLSSCPPEDFADDLYSYFEEGAAAHLFEVAAGIDSAVLGEGEVLSQVRNAWERAWEESAAGPTLSHLFRHAVEIGKRARSETAIARGITSLSQAAVALVQERLGGSLDRYDVLMVGAGDVGEGMAAALAASAGARRVMVANRTPHRALELAERVGGETVELGALSEALASVDVVLTSTGSPSILLEASDLAPVMSRRQGRPLLVMDVAVPRDVDPGVAELDGVTLLDMDDLRSFAEAGMAGRRREVARVRAIVDEEVDRHLDTTAARGVAPLVAALRARAEDVRLGEMQRFRSRLDDLDPREREAVEALTKGILGKLLHEPTVQLKDSAGSPRAERLGDALRVLFDL from the coding sequence GTGTCTGTCGTCGTCGTAGGGCTCAACCAGCGCACCGTGGCGCTCGACATCCTCGAGCGCATGACGGTGAGCGACGCCCAGCTCCCCAAGGCCCTCCGAGACCTCAAGGACCGTTCCCACCTGTCCGAGGTCGTCGTCCTCTCCACGTGCCTGCGCACCGAGGTCTACGCCGTCGTCGAGCGGTTCCACGGCGGCGTGAGCGACATACGCGGCTTCCTGGCCGGGCTCAGCTCGTGCCCCCCGGAGGACTTCGCCGACGACCTGTACAGCTACTTCGAGGAGGGCGCGGCGGCGCATCTGTTCGAGGTGGCCGCCGGCATCGACTCCGCCGTGCTGGGCGAGGGGGAGGTGCTGAGCCAGGTCCGGAACGCCTGGGAGCGGGCCTGGGAGGAGTCGGCCGCGGGACCGACGCTCTCCCATCTCTTCCGTCACGCCGTGGAGATCGGGAAGCGGGCCCGGTCCGAGACGGCCATCGCCCGGGGGATCACGTCCCTGTCGCAGGCTGCCGTCGCCCTGGTACAGGAGCGACTGGGCGGTTCGCTCGACCGCTACGACGTGCTCATGGTCGGGGCGGGCGACGTGGGCGAGGGGATGGCCGCAGCGCTCGCTGCGTCGGCGGGCGCCCGCCGGGTGATGGTCGCCAACCGCACCCCACACCGCGCCCTCGAGCTGGCCGAACGGGTCGGCGGGGAGACCGTCGAGCTCGGGGCGCTGAGCGAGGCGCTGGCCAGTGTGGACGTCGTGCTCACCTCCACGGGGTCGCCGTCGATCCTCCTCGAGGCGTCCGATCTGGCCCCGGTGATGAGCCGCCGCCAGGGCCGGCCGCTGCTGGTGATGGACGTTGCCGTGCCCCGAGACGTGGACCCGGGTGTGGCCGAGCTCGACGGCGTCACCCTGCTGGACATGGACGACCTGCGGTCGTTCGCCGAGGCCGGCATGGCCGGTCGACGCCGTGAGGTCGCGCGCGTGCGGGCCATAGTCGACGAGGAGGTCGACCGCCACCTCGACACCACCGCGGCACGCGGCGTGGCGCCGTTGGTGGCGGCCCTCAGGGCGCGGGCCGAGGACGTCAGGCTCGGGGAGATGCAGCGCTTCCGCTCTCGCCTGGACGATCTCGATCCTCGAGAGCGCGAGGCCGTCGAAGCGCTGACCAAGGGGATCCTCGGCAAGCTCCTGCACGAACCGACCGTGCAGCTCAAGGACTCGGCCGGCTCGCCCCGGGCGGAGCGCCTCGGCGACGCCCTGCGCGTCCTCTTCGATCTGTAG